In Arthrobacter sp. StoSoilB5, one genomic interval encodes:
- a CDS encoding Gfo/Idh/MocA family oxidoreductase: protein MSTAYDPRPDLCASDIMTTATQPPRVAVVGAAGWAGSRHARAFAQVGANVTHLVEKDKRAVPLADELGAQVVPSIQDLHSDQLDLVVVALPTTLQPEICADLLNRGFRVLTEKPVAADTAGAAVVSAATGVNQRLMVGYTLHQHPAVELLSQWIRDNDVIAVNVRSVAHKETIDSWRADPSEGGVAVVNGIHAIELVSSWFEGDPKVLATSVSSSLYGSPVPEHVVSTLEFPSGVVFTLQSYWSPWQEPQGLNQGDWSLTMDVLATGGRMLWSNDSLHVWNRDGGQQEKNFEPSDLFLRQAAAAVRFCGGEAPAVTFAQALRATEIADAVQAASASGAREVPAP, encoded by the coding sequence ATGAGCACCGCTTATGACCCTAGGCCTGATCTTTGCGCGTCCGACATCATGACGACGGCGACACAGCCCCCGCGCGTAGCCGTGGTGGGCGCGGCCGGGTGGGCAGGATCCCGTCATGCCCGAGCTTTCGCCCAGGTGGGCGCCAACGTCACCCACCTTGTGGAGAAGGACAAACGGGCGGTCCCATTGGCTGACGAGCTGGGCGCGCAGGTGGTGCCCAGCATCCAGGACCTTCATTCTGATCAACTGGACTTGGTCGTCGTAGCGTTACCCACCACTCTGCAACCGGAGATCTGTGCAGATCTGCTGAACAGGGGATTCCGGGTGCTGACGGAAAAGCCCGTGGCGGCAGATACAGCAGGTGCCGCCGTCGTGTCCGCCGCTACAGGAGTGAACCAACGACTCATGGTGGGGTATACACTCCATCAGCATCCCGCCGTCGAACTCCTCTCCCAGTGGATCCGAGACAACGACGTGATCGCTGTCAACGTTCGATCGGTCGCCCACAAGGAGACCATCGACTCATGGCGCGCTGATCCGAGTGAGGGCGGCGTTGCGGTGGTAAACGGCATTCATGCCATCGAACTGGTCTCTTCGTGGTTCGAGGGTGACCCAAAAGTCCTGGCCACAAGCGTCAGCAGCAGCCTGTACGGGTCTCCGGTACCGGAACACGTCGTTTCCACCCTCGAATTCCCGTCTGGCGTGGTGTTCACTCTGCAGAGTTACTGGTCTCCCTGGCAGGAACCCCAAGGGCTCAACCAGGGGGATTGGAGCCTCACCATGGATGTTCTGGCCACTGGCGGCCGTATGTTGTGGTCAAACGATTCCCTTCACGTGTGGAACCGTGACGGCGGACAACAGGAGAAAAACTTCGAGCCCTCGGACCTCTTCCTGCGCCAGGCAGCAGCAGCCGTGAGGTTCTGCGGGGGTGAGGCGCCTGCCGTTACATTTGCCCAGGCGCTCCGCGCCACGGAAATCGCCGACGCCGTCCAGGCAGCCTCGGCCTCCGGCGCTCGGGAGGTGCCAGCCCCCTAA
- a CDS encoding Lrp/AsnC family transcriptional regulator, which produces MLDPLEERLIHALQIEGRAPWSELAPMIGVDAVTLARRWDSLRERGLAWVTGIFPDGASALVDITCKPQQTGEVARQLAQIPEVMTLDHTSGGRDLLATVLADTPLSIWDTVTNRIGGLEGVRNTQTHLVTEVVMEASDWRLRALTTQEAARVPRPRPPRARAPRTVHPDVEAALRHCLAEDGRRPVSRIAAEHGLSEQRVADGLARMRADGMLRIRTDVARTVTGWPVYAWYFMRTAAKHVQQMKGLMAKIPEARTALAVASQYNLVVAVWLKEMSDVMRFEAAMEAAVPSARIVDRSVVFRMSKHLGRLIDEQGAATLGFVHPSSESS; this is translated from the coding sequence ATGCTTGATCCCCTCGAAGAGCGTCTCATCCATGCTCTTCAGATCGAAGGTCGGGCGCCGTGGAGTGAACTGGCCCCCATGATCGGAGTCGACGCCGTAACCCTCGCCAGGCGCTGGGACTCCCTGAGGGAACGCGGGCTCGCATGGGTCACCGGTATCTTCCCCGACGGAGCATCGGCACTGGTGGACATCACGTGCAAACCCCAGCAAACGGGCGAAGTGGCCCGCCAACTGGCACAGATCCCGGAAGTGATGACCCTCGACCACACCTCCGGCGGACGGGATCTATTGGCCACGGTCCTCGCCGACACCCCGCTCTCCATCTGGGACACAGTCACCAACCGCATCGGCGGCTTGGAAGGCGTCAGGAACACCCAGACGCATCTCGTTACCGAAGTAGTCATGGAGGCCTCCGATTGGAGGCTCCGCGCCCTCACAACGCAGGAGGCAGCCAGGGTCCCCCGCCCTCGCCCACCACGGGCAAGGGCGCCGCGGACCGTGCACCCTGACGTCGAAGCAGCGCTCCGCCATTGCCTGGCCGAAGATGGCCGGCGCCCCGTCAGCCGGATTGCCGCAGAACATGGACTAAGCGAACAGCGCGTCGCGGATGGGCTGGCCCGCATGCGCGCCGATGGCATGCTGCGGATACGCACGGACGTCGCACGCACGGTCACGGGTTGGCCTGTCTACGCCTGGTACTTCATGCGGACCGCCGCCAAGCACGTTCAGCAGATGAAAGGACTCATGGCTAAGATTCCTGAAGCCCGAACGGCTCTGGCCGTCGCGAGCCAGTACAACTTGGTGGTGGCCGTCTGGCTGAAGGAAATGTCCGATGTCATGCGCTTCGAGGCTGCCATGGAAGCTGCTGTGCCGAGCGCCCGCATCGTTGACCGCAGCGTAGTGTTCAGGATGAGCAAGCACCTCGGCCGGCTCATCGATGAACAAGGGGCCGCGACGCTGGGATTCGTCCACCCGTCCTCGGAAAGTAGCTGA
- a CDS encoding sugar ABC transporter permease: MVWLYVLPVSAVFLFVFVGPLIYTAWTALHETSYYQIGKFSGLNSFARLFSDSDLPSRIWTTLVFSLGALVIALPAGLLSAIVLNNLHRFKRSVRSLFLLPWLMSQATAGTIWLWFLNPNYGPASAITKSLGFGPTDVFSSPTSALVAVTLMTAWWSYPQAMLLFLGALQTIPEELRESLKMDGGGIWHQFVNITLPYLRNTIVSVVVVLLMLYVQMVTIILVTTRGGPIGSTETLSMRVYNQMFDKFDLSGASATAILLFAVNIALTLVAIRFRRKESL; this comes from the coding sequence ATGGTATGGCTCTACGTCCTCCCGGTCAGCGCCGTCTTCCTCTTTGTATTTGTGGGGCCGCTCATCTACACAGCGTGGACGGCCCTACACGAGACGTCGTATTACCAGATTGGCAAATTCTCGGGTCTGAATTCCTTTGCCCGATTGTTCTCAGACTCCGACCTGCCGAGCCGCATATGGACAACCTTGGTGTTCTCGCTCGGGGCCTTGGTTATCGCTTTGCCGGCGGGGCTGCTATCTGCAATCGTGCTCAACAACCTTCACCGCTTCAAGCGTTCGGTCCGGAGCCTCTTCCTCCTTCCCTGGCTGATGTCTCAGGCCACTGCAGGAACAATCTGGCTCTGGTTCCTCAACCCCAACTATGGTCCGGCTTCAGCGATCACCAAGTCCCTCGGGTTCGGTCCCACTGACGTGTTCTCATCTCCGACCAGTGCGCTGGTTGCAGTAACTCTGATGACAGCCTGGTGGTCCTACCCGCAAGCCATGCTCCTCTTCTTGGGCGCCCTTCAAACGATTCCTGAGGAGCTCCGGGAAAGCCTCAAAATGGACGGCGGCGGCATCTGGCATCAGTTTGTGAATATCACACTGCCCTACTTGCGCAACACCATCGTCTCCGTTGTGGTCGTCCTTCTCATGCTTTATGTGCAGATGGTCACCATCATCCTGGTCACCACAAGAGGAGGCCCCATCGGGTCTACAGAAACCTTGTCCATGCGGGTCTACAACCAGATGTTCGACAAGTTTGACCTCTCGGGAGCCTCAGCAACGGCAATCCTGCTTTTTGCCGTCAATATCGCCCTGACCCTCGTCGCCATTCGCTTCCGACGGAAGGAAAGCTTGTGA
- a CDS encoding carbohydrate ABC transporter permease, with the protein MSITTPRRQRRLGSFIRAVPAWAYIILSAAVVLPPVAWIVSTSLKTGSGTLEFPPRWIPAPFSSEGYVGLLTSTNIRFFANSLIYAGGSIVLALTICIPAAYVATRYRSRRMETLMTGILVLSMVPAIVVFIALYSMFVKTALINTYPMMIIVYTAIICGQTILFLRNFIENIPVEIEEAAAIDGCSRMQILWRIILPLIRPGIAAVAIFIFVFVWNDFLVGTVLATTEDMKTVQNGIVRYITTGFGSFWGLFAAFIVVAFIPVLSIFLAFQRWFVAGMTSGGVKG; encoded by the coding sequence GTGAGCATCACAACCCCGCGCCGCCAACGACGCTTGGGCAGTTTCATCCGGGCAGTCCCTGCCTGGGCGTACATCATCCTCTCCGCAGCGGTGGTACTCCCCCCGGTCGCATGGATTGTGTCCACGTCACTCAAGACCGGTTCAGGCACACTGGAATTCCCGCCAAGATGGATACCGGCCCCATTCTCATCCGAGGGCTATGTCGGCCTTCTGACCTCGACCAACATCCGATTCTTCGCAAACTCCCTCATCTATGCCGGCGGCTCGATCGTTCTTGCTCTGACCATTTGCATCCCCGCAGCGTATGTGGCGACGAGGTATAGGAGCCGCCGCATGGAAACTCTGATGACTGGGATTCTGGTCCTGTCCATGGTCCCGGCCATCGTAGTCTTTATCGCGCTGTACTCGATGTTCGTCAAAACCGCATTGATCAACACTTACCCCATGATGATCATCGTCTACACGGCAATCATCTGTGGACAAACCATCCTGTTCTTACGTAATTTCATCGAGAATATTCCTGTGGAGATCGAGGAAGCGGCCGCTATCGATGGATGCTCCCGCATGCAAATCTTGTGGCGCATCATCCTCCCACTCATCCGTCCTGGTATCGCTGCCGTCGCCATCTTCATCTTCGTGTTCGTTTGGAACGACTTCCTTGTCGGCACTGTCCTCGCCACCACAGAAGACATGAAGACCGTGCAGAACGGCATAGTGCGATACATAACCACCGGCTTCGGTAGCTTCTGGGGACTCTTCGCCGCATTCATCGTCGTTGCCTTCATCCCTGTTCTCTCAATCTTCCTGGCATTCCAGCGCTGGTTTGTGGCCGGCATGACCTCCGGTGGTGTCAAGGGGTAA
- a CDS encoding L-serine ammonia-lyase, producing MALSALDLFSIGIGPSSSHTVGPMRAARSFVEDLEREGKFDAVDRLNAGLFGSLGATGRGHGSDKAVILGFMGESPETVDTLTADSVVDEATEARKILLAGRRMITFNRTQDVVLHLRKSLPAHPNGMRFQAFDNQGRVLSERVYYSVGGGFVVGEDGVGKSFPEAVQLPYPFSNAEELLAHCKREGLAISDIMLANEGVWRSEHQTRAKLLHIWQTMKECVSRGCSRTEEHLPGNLMVRRRAPRLLADLQAKDDTSDPLRAVDWVNLFALAVNEENATGGRVVTAPTNGAAGIIPAVLHYYMMFTPGATEESVIRFLLTAAAIGVLFKQNASISGAEVGCQGEVGSACSMAAGALCEILGGTPQQVENAAEIGIEHNLGLTCDPVGGLVQIPCIERNAMASNKAINAARISLRGDGVHHVSLDTAIKTMRETGADMKSKYKETSRGGLAVNVIAC from the coding sequence ATGGCTTTGAGTGCCCTTGACCTTTTTTCGATCGGAATCGGCCCCTCGTCGTCCCACACTGTGGGGCCAATGCGCGCGGCCCGCTCGTTCGTCGAAGACCTTGAAAGGGAAGGAAAGTTCGACGCCGTTGATCGCCTTAATGCCGGACTGTTCGGTTCCTTGGGGGCTACCGGACGCGGGCACGGTTCAGACAAGGCGGTCATTCTGGGATTCATGGGCGAATCGCCGGAAACCGTAGACACACTGACGGCAGACAGCGTTGTTGACGAAGCCACAGAGGCCAGGAAGATACTGCTTGCAGGGCGCCGAATGATCACGTTCAACAGAACCCAGGACGTGGTGCTCCACCTGCGCAAGTCACTGCCGGCGCATCCCAACGGAATGCGGTTCCAAGCCTTCGACAATCAGGGAAGAGTGCTGAGCGAACGCGTCTACTACTCCGTGGGTGGCGGATTCGTCGTTGGCGAGGACGGAGTTGGAAAGTCGTTCCCCGAGGCGGTACAACTCCCCTACCCGTTCTCCAACGCCGAGGAATTACTGGCCCACTGCAAGCGTGAAGGCCTGGCCATCAGCGACATCATGCTCGCCAACGAGGGCGTCTGGCGCAGCGAACACCAGACCCGCGCAAAACTGCTGCACATTTGGCAAACCATGAAAGAGTGCGTGTCACGCGGCTGTAGCCGAACGGAAGAACACCTGCCCGGGAACCTGATGGTCCGCCGTCGTGCTCCGCGGCTGCTGGCGGACCTGCAAGCGAAAGACGACACCAGCGATCCTTTGCGTGCGGTGGACTGGGTGAACCTCTTTGCGCTGGCGGTGAACGAAGAGAACGCCACGGGCGGGCGCGTCGTCACCGCCCCTACCAACGGCGCTGCCGGAATCATTCCAGCGGTATTGCACTACTACATGATGTTCACACCCGGAGCCACCGAAGAATCAGTGATCCGTTTCCTCCTCACCGCAGCTGCCATAGGTGTCCTGTTCAAGCAGAACGCCTCAATCTCCGGCGCCGAAGTGGGTTGCCAAGGGGAGGTCGGTTCTGCGTGTTCCATGGCCGCGGGCGCGCTGTGCGAAATTCTGGGCGGCACACCCCAGCAGGTGGAGAACGCCGCCGAAATCGGGATTGAACACAACCTTGGCCTCACCTGCGACCCCGTTGGTGGCCTGGTCCAGATACCCTGCATCGAACGCAACGCCATGGCCAGCAACAAAGCCATCAACGCTGCACGGATCAGCCTGCGCGGAGACGGCGTCCACCACGTCTCGCTTGACACCGCCATCAAGACGATGCGCGAGACAGGAGCAGACATGAAAAGCAAGTACAAAGAAACGTCCCGCGGCGGCCTCGCTGTCAACGTGATCGCTTGCTGA
- a CDS encoding LysR family transcriptional regulator, which yields MLEIRRLQILKTLEVEGTMTAVAAKLHMTTSAVSQQLAVLEREAGMALLIRAGRKVRLTEAGVMLVKHFGRIAAEVEAAEANLKKLQTDVRGHLAISAFPSFCSTVLPAAVMSLQASYPRLDVTVSDLEPFESVAQLREGHIDVAVVDDLHDIQDEGLVKTVLARDEIILCLPQDREAPDAATLADYADERWILDQEGSVFERFVLRTCRDAGFEPNVIAHCRNLMATLGLVRGGLGVALMSELNLGRETEDLVVRRVDPSCGRNIIVLHRAASRESPAVAAVVDELRKATDARPKA from the coding sequence GTGCTCGAAATCCGACGCCTGCAAATACTCAAGACCCTTGAGGTTGAGGGAACCATGACGGCCGTTGCCGCCAAGCTCCATATGACAACGTCGGCGGTCAGCCAGCAGTTGGCCGTGCTGGAACGGGAGGCCGGGATGGCGCTCCTGATCCGCGCCGGCCGGAAAGTGCGGCTGACGGAAGCTGGAGTCATGCTGGTGAAGCATTTTGGCCGGATAGCTGCGGAAGTTGAGGCAGCCGAGGCGAACTTGAAGAAGCTTCAGACAGATGTCCGCGGACACCTCGCCATCAGCGCTTTCCCCAGCTTTTGCAGCACGGTGCTGCCCGCCGCCGTCATGTCCCTTCAGGCCAGCTACCCGCGACTCGACGTCACCGTGTCCGACCTTGAGCCGTTCGAGAGTGTGGCCCAGTTGAGAGAAGGGCACATCGATGTCGCAGTGGTGGACGACCTGCACGACATCCAGGATGAGGGGCTCGTCAAGACTGTGCTGGCCCGCGATGAAATTATCCTCTGCCTACCACAGGACCGGGAGGCCCCGGATGCAGCGACGCTGGCCGACTACGCCGATGAACGCTGGATCCTTGACCAGGAAGGCAGCGTTTTTGAGCGATTCGTTCTACGAACCTGCCGTGACGCTGGATTCGAGCCGAACGTCATAGCCCACTGTCGGAACCTGATGGCCACCTTGGGGTTGGTCCGTGGTGGCCTCGGAGTCGCCCTGATGAGTGAACTGAACCTCGGCCGGGAAACGGAAGACCTGGTGGTGCGTCGAGTAGATCCAAGCTGCGGCCGCAACATCATTGTCTTGCACCGGGCGGCCAGCCGGGAATCGCCGGCAGTAGCCGCCGTCGTCGACGAACTGCGGAAAGCGACCGACGCCCGCCCGAAAGCGTGA
- a CDS encoding extracellular solute-binding protein: protein MIKKRWGLALVTAVVAGLALSGCSPSASEPKGPVTLNYWDFLDPSQANPRSKALKENIAKFEAANPDIKINLSVVSLGDMLNRLPQAAAAGQAPDVFKMFTPVVPQMASAGVYSPLPDAASKVTDWLRPTDTLAGPDGKPVAVPYEYRTCALYYNQKILNQIGATVPTTYNEVVEVAKKAAAAGFTGFGTGFSDTDNSAIISTFFNCFMSQVDQEIWNKDGQADFATAKGNEFGDFLAKLRDAKALGSNVVSDTYGTVADGMASGTVAMAVLGTERAVSFGSQNKDLKWTALPKASTGDTTGTTIGWTLGIGNGSKNTEAAWKFIEYMTGPEAGALMATGGEVPTRAATYQQPFFSTPEAKTVNDIAAYVKTNSEPRTYSNTWTALATGLSQAGQKLTLNGSSGNDFIRSAQDAANKK, encoded by the coding sequence ATGATCAAAAAGCGATGGGGCTTAGCGCTCGTAACAGCCGTTGTGGCCGGCCTTGCACTCAGTGGCTGTTCACCCTCAGCTTCGGAACCCAAAGGTCCCGTGACGCTGAACTACTGGGACTTCCTCGATCCCAGCCAGGCTAATCCGCGTTCAAAGGCACTGAAGGAAAACATTGCCAAGTTTGAGGCGGCCAACCCCGACATCAAGATCAACCTCTCCGTCGTTTCGTTGGGCGACATGTTGAACAGACTGCCGCAAGCCGCGGCAGCAGGTCAGGCCCCTGATGTCTTCAAGATGTTCACTCCCGTCGTTCCCCAGATGGCATCTGCCGGCGTCTACTCCCCGCTGCCTGACGCCGCTTCGAAGGTAACTGATTGGCTGCGTCCCACCGACACTCTTGCGGGGCCCGACGGCAAGCCGGTTGCCGTGCCGTACGAATACCGAACCTGTGCCCTGTACTACAACCAAAAGATCCTTAACCAGATCGGCGCGACCGTCCCGACCACATACAACGAGGTTGTTGAAGTTGCCAAGAAGGCTGCTGCCGCTGGCTTTACCGGGTTCGGGACGGGCTTCTCGGACACAGACAACTCGGCCATCATCAGTACCTTCTTTAACTGCTTCATGTCCCAGGTGGATCAGGAAATCTGGAACAAGGATGGTCAAGCTGATTTCGCGACGGCCAAAGGCAACGAGTTTGGTGACTTCCTGGCCAAGCTCAGGGACGCAAAGGCTCTTGGTAGCAACGTCGTTTCTGACACGTACGGCACGGTAGCTGACGGCATGGCGAGCGGCACTGTCGCAATGGCGGTCTTGGGCACAGAACGAGCGGTTTCCTTCGGCTCGCAGAACAAGGACCTCAAATGGACGGCCCTGCCTAAGGCGAGTACCGGCGACACGACAGGTACCACCATTGGGTGGACCTTGGGCATCGGCAACGGCAGTAAAAACACCGAGGCTGCCTGGAAGTTTATTGAGTACATGACCGGGCCGGAAGCCGGTGCACTGATGGCAACCGGCGGTGAGGTACCCACCCGTGCCGCCACCTACCAGCAACCGTTCTTCTCCACTCCAGAGGCGAAGACCGTCAACGACATCGCGGCCTACGTCAAGACCAACAGTGAACCACGCACGTATTCCAACACATGGACCGCGCTTGCCACTGGCCTCTCCCAAGCCGGGCAGAAGCTGACTCTCAACGGCTCATCAGGCAACGACTTTATTCGTTCCGCCCAGGACGCGGCCAACAAGAAGTAG
- a CDS encoding SDR family NAD(P)-dependent oxidoreductase translates to MSLKDQVVLVTGSSGGIGDAAVTALIAAGAIVIGADRSPKEGQSLEAFYPLDITSEQQCATVIQDIQAQHGRVDVLIHAAGVLGPTPDIMETTTEEFDSILRINATATFTMVRETAKSMLETGTAGAIVVLSSVAAKESRLNYLPYNASKLAVLHIMWSFAELLGPNGISVNAIAPGPVNTPMWAQFARDAGPDAAANRAKRAAELPMRRFAEPDEVARAILFLSDPDNRYITGVSLDVAGGAHLGIGT, encoded by the coding sequence ATGAGCCTCAAAGACCAAGTGGTCCTGGTAACCGGATCAAGCGGAGGGATCGGTGACGCCGCAGTCACCGCACTCATAGCCGCCGGAGCCATCGTCATCGGCGCCGATCGTTCCCCCAAGGAGGGCCAGTCCTTGGAAGCGTTTTACCCCCTCGACATCACCTCAGAACAACAATGCGCCACGGTCATACAGGACATCCAAGCCCAACACGGCCGTGTTGATGTCCTCATCCATGCAGCAGGAGTGCTTGGCCCCACCCCGGACATCATGGAAACAACCACCGAAGAGTTCGACTCCATCCTGAGGATCAACGCCACCGCGACCTTCACCATGGTCCGGGAGACCGCAAAATCCATGCTTGAGACCGGCACAGCCGGCGCCATCGTGGTCCTGTCCTCAGTTGCGGCCAAAGAATCACGCCTCAACTACCTGCCCTACAACGCGAGCAAGCTCGCCGTCCTCCACATCATGTGGTCCTTTGCCGAACTGCTCGGACCCAACGGAATCTCCGTGAACGCGATCGCACCAGGACCGGTGAACACACCCATGTGGGCACAATTTGCCCGGGATGCTGGTCCGGACGCAGCAGCCAACCGAGCGAAGAGGGCGGCGGAACTGCCGATGCGCCGGTTCGCCGAACCCGATGAAGTTGCCCGGGCCATCCTGTTCCTTTCAGATCCCGACAACCGCTACATCACGGGAGTGTCCTTGGATGTGGCCGGCGGGGCGCATCTGGGCATAGGAACCTGA
- a CDS encoding MFS transporter: protein MVAFSAREAVSAASPLLGRIGTDLPFDALTTGILGMLPTASFAVVGFLALPLLRRLQLEHLLVIAILLTTLGQLGRAVGWNVLAFLAFTCVAMLGIGLVNVVAPPLLAKYFPDRIGLLAAIHVTLLGVSTAVAAQFAIPLEALYGWRFSIGIWAALSALAAVPWLILLVARRTVARSGNHAAEGMQLPSANGVRPWRSAIGWGTALVFAGCSSNTFAALTWLPAVLVDRGMSQETAGSMLALYSILALPVALIVPMVVVRMSRPLPVAVLFVVAFALGYGGIMLAPPASAAFWVITAGLGQGAYSFAFIMINKRTRTQSGSGSLSAFSQGTGYALASVGPFLFALLHTPGDGWLPSFGMLGVWLLVLVAGAIMVNKPRMLEDQGRFQAGTKQNNFLDTPS from the coding sequence CTGGTTGCCTTTAGCGCTCGGGAAGCGGTTTCGGCGGCGTCTCCGCTCCTGGGTCGAATAGGCACGGACCTTCCCTTTGACGCCCTGACCACAGGAATTCTCGGAATGCTGCCGACCGCCAGCTTCGCAGTGGTGGGCTTCCTTGCGCTGCCGCTCCTGCGGCGCCTCCAGCTGGAACACCTCCTGGTGATCGCGATCCTGCTAACAACATTGGGTCAGCTAGGCCGCGCAGTGGGATGGAATGTCCTGGCATTCTTGGCGTTCACCTGTGTCGCCATGCTCGGGATTGGTCTGGTCAATGTCGTGGCTCCACCTCTCCTGGCAAAGTACTTTCCAGACAGAATCGGGCTTCTCGCAGCGATCCACGTCACACTCCTGGGTGTCAGCACGGCAGTGGCCGCCCAATTCGCCATTCCCTTGGAGGCTCTTTATGGCTGGCGGTTCTCCATCGGTATTTGGGCTGCCCTCAGCGCGTTGGCTGCGGTCCCGTGGCTGATTCTTCTTGTGGCCAGACGGACCGTTGCCCGCTCCGGGAACCATGCAGCGGAGGGTATGCAGTTGCCTTCTGCGAACGGGGTCAGACCGTGGCGATCAGCAATCGGCTGGGGCACGGCATTGGTTTTTGCTGGTTGTTCCAGCAATACTTTTGCGGCGCTCACTTGGCTCCCGGCTGTCCTCGTTGACAGAGGAATGAGCCAGGAAACTGCCGGATCCATGCTGGCGCTCTATTCAATTCTTGCTCTGCCGGTCGCTCTGATTGTGCCCATGGTTGTTGTAAGAATGTCCCGGCCACTACCTGTTGCCGTCCTGTTTGTCGTAGCTTTCGCCTTAGGCTACGGCGGAATCATGTTGGCGCCGCCAGCTTCGGCAGCGTTCTGGGTCATCACTGCCGGACTGGGCCAGGGCGCCTATTCCTTTGCATTCATCATGATCAATAAGCGAACACGAACGCAGTCCGGTTCAGGAAGTCTGTCCGCGTTTTCCCAAGGAACCGGCTATGCCCTCGCAAGCGTCGGCCCGTTCCTTTTCGCGCTCCTGCACACTCCCGGGGATGGATGGCTGCCCTCGTTCGGCATGCTCGGTGTCTGGCTCCTGGTGCTTGTGGCAGGGGCCATCATGGTCAACAAGCCACGCATGCTTGAAGACCAAGGTCGGTTCCAGGCAGGGACCAAACAAAACAACTTCCTTGACACCCCTTCTTGA
- a CDS encoding VOC family protein, with the protein MRHHHTALHVTDMERSERFYVDGLGLARLDAWTSGPYIGELYGRPDVTVRAMLLATRDGSFRLELAHAEPLLPAVDPSEAQPGTAHLAFTDIDVRQVYTRMTALGYSAVSEPVAPTSGPIAGGWLVYLLDPDGNRVELIQPPDWRPSQDT; encoded by the coding sequence ATGCGACATCACCACACTGCCCTGCACGTCACGGATATGGAGCGGAGCGAGCGATTCTATGTGGATGGCCTCGGACTGGCGCGTTTGGATGCCTGGACGTCGGGACCATATATCGGAGAACTTTACGGCCGTCCCGACGTGACCGTCAGAGCCATGCTTCTCGCTACCCGCGACGGATCCTTTCGGCTGGAACTAGCACATGCTGAGCCGCTACTGCCAGCAGTCGATCCATCAGAGGCGCAACCGGGCACGGCTCATCTTGCCTTTACAGATATTGACGTGCGGCAGGTTTACACCAGGATGACAGCGCTTGGTTACAGCGCGGTATCCGAACCCGTTGCCCCGACCTCGGGCCCCATTGCCGGCGGGTGGTTGGTTTACCTCCTCGATCCTGACGGAAATCGGGTGGAGCTGATTCAGCCGCCAGACTGGCGCCCAAGCCAGGACACGTAA